The following are from one region of the Corynebacterium hindlerae genome:
- a CDS encoding MerR family transcriptional regulator, which produces MDYRSDELEDRAVQGSLFDVGPDQEVGYRVPIACQVAGITYRQLDYWARTKLVVPSIRSAHGSGSQRLYSFKDILVLKIVKGLLDTGISLQNIRLAVEKLRDLGVDDLANITLVSDGTTVYECRSNEEVIDLLGGGQGVFGIAVPGIMKELTGTISQFPSERIDEESEVLADELAARRRRRNAG; this is translated from the coding sequence GTGGATTACCGCAGCGACGAATTGGAAGACCGCGCAGTCCAGGGCTCACTTTTTGATGTCGGACCTGACCAGGAAGTCGGATACCGCGTCCCGATCGCCTGCCAGGTCGCGGGAATCACCTACCGCCAGCTCGATTACTGGGCCCGCACCAAACTCGTGGTCCCATCAATCCGAAGCGCGCACGGATCCGGTTCCCAGCGACTTTACTCTTTCAAGGACATCCTCGTCCTGAAAATCGTGAAGGGGCTCCTCGATACTGGTATCTCCCTGCAAAACATTCGACTGGCCGTCGAAAAGCTGCGTGACCTCGGTGTTGATGACCTCGCCAACATCACTCTCGTCTCTGATGGCACCACCGTGTATGAATGCCGCTCTAATGAAGAGGTCATCGACCTGCTCGGTGGCGGTCAGGGGGTGTTCGGTATCGCAGTGCCGGGCATCATGAAGGAACTGACCGGTACGATCTCCCAGTTCCCATCCGAGCGGATCGACGAAGAATCCGAAGTCCTCGCGGACGAGCTCGCAGCACGTCGTCGCCGTCGCAACGCCGGATAA
- a CDS encoding vWA domain-containing protein, whose product MGRHRSPESHSGIAKELIYGVIAVIVVIVLLVAWFMLRNRTAEQHQGVAECPAGQLSISTAALPGTQALSAMQDEFLDSKPQVQDYCITGFNNTDLSNASLIYTEESDATTKDALTEAGQSIASSTWPTLALRDVGIAYPSGTPAPEDWTAAQDVAFVTERQLAGALAAQAVNIPNPHVIPQERAIAENKAFVTSGKPPAGYELTVPLQPQVVKLPIRVLATATSPQVSEEQSRAAAEFVKFVSERQAQLSGDDVDKLHAALTAAPMPVTAASEPTDTLIVLDTSEAMGPHYDAVVADLARRARELGEQGKAVGVWNYSSPLSRGATKGWRDNVPLLEGAGSDRAVTVLTNFGTGGVPQTHAAVYNALLRAKDFSAETSRPVSVLLVTTGTADAGSVGPLAEALRGLDGSAVTLHILHVGDGPEDTELRDWATAHGGSVAQF is encoded by the coding sequence ATGGGCCGTCACCGTTCGCCGGAATCACACTCCGGCATAGCCAAGGAATTGATTTACGGCGTGATTGCCGTCATCGTCGTGATCGTATTGCTGGTGGCATGGTTTATGCTGCGTAATCGCACGGCCGAACAACACCAGGGCGTGGCTGAATGCCCGGCCGGTCAGCTGAGCATTTCCACAGCAGCGCTGCCTGGTACTCAAGCACTGAGTGCCATGCAGGATGAATTCTTGGACAGCAAACCTCAAGTCCAAGACTATTGCATCACTGGTTTTAACAACACTGATCTCAGCAATGCCTCCCTGATCTACACTGAGGAATCAGACGCCACCACAAAGGATGCGTTAACTGAAGCTGGTCAGAGCATAGCTAGTTCCACCTGGCCGACATTAGCTCTTCGTGACGTCGGCATTGCCTACCCCAGTGGGACGCCGGCCCCCGAGGATTGGACCGCAGCGCAGGATGTCGCGTTTGTGACCGAACGTCAGCTCGCCGGAGCCCTAGCCGCCCAGGCGGTGAATATCCCGAACCCACACGTGATTCCGCAGGAACGGGCAATCGCGGAGAACAAGGCGTTCGTCACCTCTGGCAAGCCCCCAGCTGGCTATGAGCTGACCGTCCCGCTGCAGCCACAGGTAGTGAAGCTGCCTATCCGGGTGCTTGCAACAGCAACATCGCCACAGGTGAGCGAGGAGCAATCTCGGGCGGCGGCGGAATTCGTGAAGTTCGTTAGCGAGCGTCAGGCCCAGCTTTCGGGGGATGACGTCGACAAGCTGCATGCCGCCTTAACCGCTGCGCCAATGCCCGTCACCGCCGCCAGCGAGCCTACCGACACGTTGATCGTCTTGGACACCTCAGAGGCAATGGGGCCACACTATGATGCAGTCGTCGCCGATTTGGCGCGGCGTGCCCGTGAGCTCGGAGAACAGGGCAAAGCCGTTGGCGTGTGGAACTACTCGTCGCCACTTTCTCGAGGCGCGACCAAGGGCTGGCGAGACAATGTACCGCTCCTCGAAGGCGCCGGTAGCGACCGCGCGGTCACGGTGCTGACTAATTTCGGCACCGGAGGCGTGCCACAAACGCATGCGGCGGTGTACAACGCCTTGCTGCGGGCGAAGGATTTTTCGGCGGAAACCTCCCGGCCGGTATCGGTGCTGCTGGTGACCACGGGGACTGCCGACGCCGGATCCGTGGGGCCGCTGGCGGAAGCGCTCCGTGGGTTGGACGGCAGCGCCGTCACTTTGCATATCCTGCACGTGGGCGACGGACCGGAGGATACCGAGCTTCGTGATTGGGCCACCGCGCACGGCGGCAGCGTCGCGCAGTTTTAG
- the odhI gene encoding oxoglutarate dehydrogenase inhibitor Odhl — protein MSDNTGIPDAQVETTSVFRADLLKEMESGAGTSPAVAGNDNLPAGAALLVVKRGPNAGSRFLLDQATTSAGRHPESDIFLDDVTVSRRHAEFRMNDGEFEVVDVGSLNGTYVNREPKNSQILATGDEVQIGKFRLVFLAGPKA, from the coding sequence ATGAGTGACAACACCGGTATTCCTGACGCACAAGTCGAGACCACCTCTGTTTTCCGTGCTGACCTGCTGAAGGAAATGGAATCCGGCGCTGGCACCTCTCCAGCAGTCGCCGGTAACGATAACCTGCCTGCTGGCGCAGCCCTGCTTGTGGTGAAGCGTGGCCCGAACGCTGGATCCCGCTTCCTGCTGGATCAGGCGACCACCTCCGCTGGCCGTCACCCAGAATCGGACATTTTCCTGGATGATGTCACCGTGTCCCGTCGTCACGCTGAATTCCGCATGAACGACGGCGAATTTGAAGTTGTTGACGTTGGATCCCTCAACGGTACCTACGTCAATCGCGAGCCAAAGAACTCCCAGATCCTTGCCACCGGTGATGAGGTGCAGATCGGCAAGTTCCGCCTCGTATTCCTCGCCGGCCCAAAGGCTTAA
- a CDS encoding 3-methyladenine DNA glycosylase — MLELLSPSQWQPLLAEHEARAEELTRGHRERRNAGRTHPVWDFLFNYYPIKPAILARWHPGFGRALLIDDIDPPHVNWRDYHVIETVQGPAVTVDGEALWQRRGTAFNYILDLLQRTQTNPAHFDCFGLHEWAMVYRTDTPRHSLPLRLGPEGTAAVVDSHHIRCTHYDAFRFFTAPARPLNFRVLTREDQPECEQRGCLHAGMDLYKWAYKLGPLVPGDVWLETFELARDIRQLDMEASAYDCRSVGLGVVPIETAEGKAEYVTRQRALSQRSVPLRQNLIGVLSDFSSEFGS; from the coding sequence GTGCTTGAGTTACTTTCTCCCAGCCAGTGGCAGCCCTTGCTGGCGGAGCATGAGGCCCGCGCCGAGGAGTTGACGCGGGGCCACCGCGAGCGTCGTAACGCTGGTCGCACCCACCCGGTGTGGGACTTTCTGTTCAACTACTACCCGATCAAGCCGGCCATCCTCGCCCGCTGGCACCCGGGTTTCGGGCGTGCGCTGCTTATCGACGACATCGATCCTCCCCACGTGAACTGGCGGGATTACCACGTGATTGAAACCGTGCAGGGTCCCGCGGTCACAGTCGATGGTGAAGCACTGTGGCAGCGCCGAGGTACGGCTTTCAACTATATTTTGGATCTGCTGCAACGCACTCAGACGAACCCCGCACACTTTGACTGTTTTGGCCTCCACGAATGGGCAATGGTGTACCGCACGGACACCCCACGTCATTCTTTGCCGTTACGGCTCGGGCCGGAAGGAACAGCGGCGGTGGTGGACTCGCACCACATTCGCTGCACCCATTATGACGCGTTCCGCTTCTTCACTGCGCCTGCCCGACCGCTCAATTTTCGGGTGCTCACCCGGGAGGACCAGCCGGAGTGTGAACAGCGGGGATGCCTGCACGCTGGAATGGACTTATACAAGTGGGCTTATAAACTTGGCCCGTTGGTCCCAGGCGACGTGTGGTTGGAGACGTTCGAGCTAGCCCGAGACATTCGACAGTTAGATATGGAAGCCTCTGCCTATGATTGCCGGAGCGTTGGGCTGGGCGTGGTTCCGATTGAAACTGCGGAAGGCAAGGCTGAGTACGTGACACGCCAGCGAGCCTTATCCCAACGCAGCGTGCCTTTAAGGCAAAATTTGATAGGCGTACTGAGTGATTTTAGTTCCGAATTCGGGAGTTAG
- a CDS encoding bifunctional nuclease family protein — MNFVAVEYHGVTPIGPEMFPCVLLRWAQRDRVLPLWVAATAADELDIRDNGMPPRRPNAYDLLAESYAGRGGVTEIRIVSHHQGVFYANIMLDGGEEVDARASDAIVLARIIGAPIVVAEDVLTEASLFVAPADLASYFDVVIDSPAVGEQVPGDEQADADFEELMRSLGVSEDDLRGES, encoded by the coding sequence ATGAATTTCGTCGCGGTGGAGTATCACGGGGTGACCCCCATTGGTCCTGAAATGTTTCCATGTGTCTTGCTGCGGTGGGCGCAGCGGGATCGGGTGCTGCCACTGTGGGTAGCTGCTACCGCCGCGGATGAACTGGATATTCGAGATAACGGTATGCCACCACGGCGCCCGAATGCGTATGATTTGCTCGCTGAATCATACGCGGGGCGTGGGGGCGTGACAGAGATCCGGATCGTGAGCCACCATCAAGGCGTGTTTTATGCCAACATCATGCTGGACGGCGGGGAAGAAGTAGATGCCCGCGCAAGCGACGCTATTGTGCTAGCGCGCATTATTGGCGCGCCGATTGTGGTGGCTGAGGATGTGCTCACTGAGGCGTCCCTGTTCGTGGCGCCGGCGGATCTTGCCTCATACTTTGACGTTGTGATTGATTCTCCGGCTGTGGGGGAGCAGGTTCCGGGAGACGAGCAAGCGGATGCCGATTTTGAAGAGCTGATGCGGAGCCTCGGCGTTTCTGAGGACGACTTGCGCGGCGAATCCTAG
- the ftsR gene encoding transcriptional regulator FtsR has protein sequence MSAVPKSSSSRSAVRSPKTMSIGVVLDRLRQEFDDITVSKIRFLEAEGLVSPQRTASGYRRFTEADVERLRYILITQRDNYLPLKVIREQLEAMDNGTVTTMLTAKEASPIISPENFRAPSATRLTNDDVATGAGVSAEEVALLASAGLIRPDRSGFFTADDVRVVSTCAALKEFGFDVRQLRSLRNTAQRQADLIGQVAGPIAQSKSDTAREQAAELSQQMTALVVSLHASLVKSALRDQLG, from the coding sequence GTGAGCGCTGTACCTAAGTCATCGTCGTCTCGTTCGGCGGTTCGATCGCCTAAGACCATGTCCATTGGTGTGGTTCTGGACCGCTTGCGGCAAGAGTTTGATGACATCACCGTCTCCAAAATTAGGTTCTTGGAAGCCGAGGGCCTGGTGTCGCCACAGCGCACCGCCTCCGGCTACCGTCGCTTTACCGAAGCGGACGTGGAGCGACTTCGCTACATTCTGATCACCCAGCGGGATAACTACCTGCCACTGAAGGTGATCCGGGAGCAGCTCGAAGCCATGGACAATGGCACCGTCACCACGATGCTGACGGCAAAGGAAGCGAGCCCGATCATCAGCCCGGAGAACTTTCGGGCACCGTCCGCCACCCGCCTTACCAATGACGATGTAGCCACTGGCGCTGGCGTGAGCGCCGAGGAAGTGGCATTGCTGGCCTCTGCTGGTTTGATCCGCCCGGACCGTTCCGGGTTCTTTACCGCAGATGACGTGCGTGTTGTGTCTACCTGCGCGGCGCTTAAGGAATTCGGCTTTGATGTTCGCCAGCTGCGGTCGCTGCGCAACACTGCTCAGCGTCAGGCTGACCTCATCGGGCAGGTCGCCGGGCCTATCGCACAATCTAAGAGCGATACTGCTCGGGAACAGGCCGCAGAACTGTCGCAGCAGATGACGGCGCTGGTCGTGTCCTTGCATGCCTCGCTGGTGAAGAGCGCGCTGCGGGATCAGCTGGGTTAG
- the secA2 gene encoding accessory Sec system translocase SecA2: MDWLWKALGGKSGRNQKRSQAIVDKSNVAASELSQLSDNELVQRARDLTAGGQLGDPAEFLAVLSVATQRTLGVNPFAVQSQATLRLLEGDVVHMATGEGKTLVGAMAATGYALMGKRVHAITVNDYLAHRDAEWNRPLVEFFGLTVASITEAMDQVARREAYACDIVYGPVNEIGFDVLRDQLITRRDQAVQHGADVAIVDEADSVLVDEALVPLVLAGSEPGAAPTGQITQVVKTLQDKRDFTIDADGRTVFLTDEGAHRVEKALGIASLFDDEHVGTTLVHVNLALHARALLIRDVHYIVREGKVQLIDASKGRVADLQRWPDGIQAAVEAKEGLAVTEGGRILDSITLQALMGRYPLVCGMTGTAVEATDQLRQFYGLRVSVIDRNRELQRFDEADRIYATAAEKQRAIVTEIRDLHASGRPVLVGTHDVAESEQLAEALREYGISPAVLNAKNDAEEARIIAEAGDIGRVTVSTQMAGRGTDIRLGGADESDKEQVVALGGLAVIGTGRHKSSRLDNQLRGRAGRQGDPGSSLFFVSLEDDMVLAGGAGENLTVTPEPDGRITAKRAQQFVDHCQRVTEGQLLEIHAQTWKYNKLISGQRAIIDERRAGLLDTPRAWEELAERSPERAASLSHLPSSVTEQAARDIMLFHLDRAWSDHLALLDDVRESIHLRAIARETPIDEFHRIAVTEFKALAQEAVDKAVSTFNDVLIDAAGAHLDDAGLARPSATWTYMVGDNPLAESGNSLINGFRSIFK, encoded by the coding sequence ATGGATTGGTTATGGAAAGCACTGGGTGGAAAATCGGGCCGGAACCAGAAACGGAGCCAGGCGATCGTCGATAAGTCGAATGTCGCCGCGTCCGAGTTATCCCAGCTCAGCGATAATGAGCTGGTGCAGCGCGCACGTGATTTGACTGCCGGAGGGCAACTAGGTGACCCGGCGGAATTCCTCGCCGTGCTGTCGGTTGCGACACAGCGCACGCTCGGTGTGAATCCTTTTGCAGTGCAATCTCAGGCCACGCTCCGGCTCCTGGAGGGTGACGTTGTGCACATGGCTACCGGTGAGGGGAAAACCCTGGTCGGCGCGATGGCCGCCACTGGATACGCTCTCATGGGCAAGCGAGTTCATGCGATCACCGTCAACGACTACCTCGCTCACCGTGACGCCGAATGGAACCGCCCGCTGGTGGAATTCTTCGGCCTGACCGTCGCCAGCATCACCGAGGCGATGGACCAGGTGGCGCGTCGTGAAGCCTATGCCTGCGACATCGTGTACGGTCCGGTCAACGAGATTGGGTTCGACGTGCTGCGCGATCAGCTTATTACCCGTCGGGACCAGGCCGTCCAGCATGGCGCCGACGTGGCGATCGTGGACGAAGCTGATTCGGTACTCGTCGACGAAGCCCTCGTGCCATTAGTCTTGGCAGGATCCGAACCCGGTGCGGCTCCCACCGGGCAGATCACGCAGGTTGTCAAAACGCTGCAAGATAAGCGGGATTTCACCATCGATGCTGATGGGCGCACGGTCTTCCTCACCGACGAAGGTGCGCATCGCGTGGAAAAAGCGCTCGGAATCGCCTCGCTTTTCGACGACGAGCACGTGGGCACCACCCTCGTTCACGTGAACCTTGCCCTTCACGCTAGGGCACTGCTCATCCGCGACGTGCACTACATCGTCCGAGAAGGAAAAGTACAGCTCATCGACGCTTCCAAGGGGCGGGTGGCCGACTTGCAGCGCTGGCCTGACGGTATTCAGGCCGCGGTGGAGGCTAAGGAAGGCCTCGCGGTGACCGAGGGGGGCCGGATCCTGGACTCGATTACCCTCCAAGCCCTCATGGGGCGCTACCCGCTGGTGTGCGGCATGACTGGTACCGCCGTGGAAGCTACTGACCAGCTGCGTCAGTTTTACGGCCTGCGAGTGTCCGTGATTGACCGCAATCGCGAGTTGCAGCGGTTCGACGAAGCCGACCGGATCTATGCCACTGCCGCGGAGAAACAGCGTGCGATCGTGACGGAAATTCGCGACCTTCATGCCAGCGGTCGACCCGTGCTGGTGGGCACGCATGATGTGGCCGAGTCCGAGCAGCTCGCCGAGGCGCTGCGGGAGTATGGCATTTCTCCTGCGGTGCTCAACGCTAAGAATGACGCCGAAGAAGCCCGAATTATTGCTGAGGCCGGTGACATCGGTCGGGTCACGGTGTCTACCCAGATGGCTGGCCGTGGTACCGACATCAGGCTTGGTGGCGCAGATGAGTCCGATAAAGAGCAGGTTGTCGCCCTCGGTGGCCTCGCGGTGATCGGAACTGGGCGCCACAAGTCTTCCCGCCTGGATAATCAGCTGCGCGGACGCGCGGGGCGCCAGGGGGATCCGGGCAGCTCATTGTTCTTCGTCTCCCTGGAGGACGATATGGTGCTGGCGGGCGGGGCGGGCGAGAACCTGACAGTGACCCCTGAACCCGACGGCCGGATCACCGCGAAACGTGCTCAGCAATTCGTTGATCACTGCCAGCGCGTGACCGAAGGGCAGCTGCTGGAGATCCACGCCCAAACCTGGAAATACAACAAGCTCATCTCTGGCCAGCGTGCGATTATCGACGAGCGGCGCGCCGGACTTCTGGACACTCCGCGTGCCTGGGAAGAGCTGGCCGAGCGGAGCCCGGAGCGGGCCGCATCACTGTCACACCTGCCCTCGTCCGTCACCGAGCAAGCCGCTCGCGACATCATGCTCTTCCACTTGGACCGGGCATGGAGCGACCACCTGGCCCTGCTTGACGACGTCCGCGAATCGATCCACCTGCGCGCCATCGCTCGTGAGACCCCTATCGATGAATTCCACCGCATTGCCGTGACGGAGTTCAAGGCGCTCGCGCAGGAGGCCGTCGATAAGGCGGTGAGCACCTTTAACGACGTGCTTATCGACGCCGCCGGTGCGCATCTCGACGACGCTGGGTTGGCGCGGCCATCGGCGACCTGGACGTACATGGTGGGCGACAATCCGCTTGCGGAATCCGGAAATTCGCTTATCAACGGCTTCCGTTCAATATTTAAATAA